Proteins encoded within one genomic window of Episyrphus balteatus chromosome 1, idEpiBalt1.1, whole genome shotgun sequence:
- the LOC129906645 gene encoding phospholipase D1-like isoform X1 gives MSKHSMLDIRRHRRSISQLMEFTNNTDRGTSNPTMINDDGTLVELRVQGSEKAEVDIENRNEEDDETKNSSCLPDFQFSIVDSDYDERLAFPDSVTILSNVGDKPVLVERTETDDEEADRIETISEIPFISIYGPCVKFNSFQRKIFIPGVDVKVNIIDTERSVTTHFLSPNLYTIELTHGSFSWTIKKRYKHFNSLHQQLMVFRASLNIPFPIRSHKEKRATMRTVAIQMDEQSTQALESQNSSVTKSIVTDQLGSTTVTRKIKKKRKLPRFPNRPESLVTAESMETRKQELEEYLSNLLNISLYRCHHETVSKLVVKTLGQTKFKWEILLILF, from the exons ATGAGTAAACACTCCATGTTAGATATTCGACGTCACCGTCGGAGTATTTCTCAGTTAATGG aatTCACAAATAACACTGACAGAGGAACTTCCAATCCAACAATGATAAATGACGATGGAACCTTGGTCGAACTACGAGTACAGGGAAGTGAAAAAGCTGAAGTAGATATAGAAAATAGAAATGAGGAGGATGACGAAACAAAGAATTCTAGTTGTCTTCCTGATTTTCAATTCTCTATAGTTGATTCAGATTATGATGAAAGACTTGCATTTCCTGACTCTGTAACAATTTTATCAAATGTGGGTGACAAACCTGTTCTAGTTGAACGGACGGAAACAGACGATGAGGAAGCGGATCGAATAGAAACCATTTCTGAAATCCCGTTTATATCTATCTATGGCCCATGTGTAAAATTCAATtcctttcaaagaaaaatattcatCCCAGGTGTTGAtgttaaagtaaatattattgATACTGAACGTAGTGTAACAACACACTTTTTGAGTCCAAATTT GTACACAATTGAGCTCACTCATGGATCATTTTCATGGACTATTAAAAAACGGTACAAACATTTTAATAGCTTACATCAACAGCTCATGGTGTTTCGTGCTTCACTGAATATTCCATTTCCCATCAGAAGCCATAAGGAAAAAAGAGCTACAATGAGAACTGTTGCAATACAAATGGATGAACAATCAACTCAAGCCCTCGAAAGCCAAAATTCAAGTGTAACAAAAAGTATAGTAACAGATCAATTGGGCTCAACAACAGTGACacgaaaaataaagaaaaaacgcAAATTACCTCGATTTCCAAATCGTCCAGAATCTTTGGTTACCGCGGAGTCTATGGAAACTAGAAAACAAGAGTTAGAGGAATACCTTTCAAACTTACTCAACATAAGCTTATATAGATGTCATCATGAAACTGTGAGTAAGTTGGTTGTGAAGACATTGGGGCAAACTAAATTTAAATGGGAGATTctgcttattttattttaa
- the LOC129906645 gene encoding phospholipase D1-like isoform X2: protein MSKHSMLDIRRHRRSISQLMEFTNNTDRGTSNPTMINDDGTLVELRVQGSEKAEVDIENRNEEDDETKNSSCLPDFQFSIVDSDYDERLAFPDSVTILSNVGDKPVLVERTETDDEEADRIETISEIPFISIYGPCVKFNSFQRKIFIPGVDVKVNIIDTERSVTTHFLSPNLYTIELTHGSFSWTIKKRYKHFNSLHQQLMVFRASLNIPFPIRSHKEKRATMRTVAIQMDEQSTQALESQNSSVTKSIVTDQLGSTTVTRKIKKKRKLPRFPNRPESLVTAESMETRKQELEEYLSNLLNISLYRCHHETVIKLCGSIKFILCIWPWN from the exons ATGAGTAAACACTCCATGTTAGATATTCGACGTCACCGTCGGAGTATTTCTCAGTTAATGG aatTCACAAATAACACTGACAGAGGAACTTCCAATCCAACAATGATAAATGACGATGGAACCTTGGTCGAACTACGAGTACAGGGAAGTGAAAAAGCTGAAGTAGATATAGAAAATAGAAATGAGGAGGATGACGAAACAAAGAATTCTAGTTGTCTTCCTGATTTTCAATTCTCTATAGTTGATTCAGATTATGATGAAAGACTTGCATTTCCTGACTCTGTAACAATTTTATCAAATGTGGGTGACAAACCTGTTCTAGTTGAACGGACGGAAACAGACGATGAGGAAGCGGATCGAATAGAAACCATTTCTGAAATCCCGTTTATATCTATCTATGGCCCATGTGTAAAATTCAATtcctttcaaagaaaaatattcatCCCAGGTGTTGAtgttaaagtaaatattattgATACTGAACGTAGTGTAACAACACACTTTTTGAGTCCAAATTT GTACACAATTGAGCTCACTCATGGATCATTTTCATGGACTATTAAAAAACGGTACAAACATTTTAATAGCTTACATCAACAGCTCATGGTGTTTCGTGCTTCACTGAATATTCCATTTCCCATCAGAAGCCATAAGGAAAAAAGAGCTACAATGAGAACTGTTGCAATACAAATGGATGAACAATCAACTCAAGCCCTCGAAAGCCAAAATTCAAGTGTAACAAAAAGTATAGTAACAGATCAATTGGGCTCAACAACAGTGACacgaaaaataaagaaaaaacgcAAATTACCTCGATTTCCAAATCGTCCAGAATCTTTGGTTACCGCGGAGTCTATGGAAACTAGAAAACAAGAGTTAGAGGAATACCTTTCAAACTTACTCAACATAAGCTTATATAGATGTCATCATGAAACTGTGA TTAAACTTTGTGGAAGTATCAAATTTATCCTTTGTATCTGGCCTTGGAATTAA